The following proteins come from a genomic window of Gossypium raimondii isolate GPD5lz chromosome 5, ASM2569854v1, whole genome shotgun sequence:
- the LOC105768680 gene encoding syntaxin-61 isoform X2, whose amino-acid sequence MSKAQDPFYIVKEEIQESIDKLQSSFHQWERILPDTGEQVHLTKELLANCESIEWQVDELNKTIDVAARDPSWYGIDDRELESRRRWTTTARTQVGDVKKSVVARKENGNSTSAMRRELMKLPISHQSDRSYQYGAEDNDDFIASESDRQMLLIKQQDEELDELSASVERIGGVGLTIHEELLAQEKIIDDLGFEIDSTTNRLDFVQKKVAMVMKKASAKGQIMMILFLLVLFIILFILVFLT is encoded by the exons ATGTCTAAAGCTCAAGATCCATTTTACATCGTCAAAGAAGAGATTCAAGAATCT ATTGATAAGTTGCAATCAAGTTTTCATCAATGGGAAAGAATTCTCCCCGACACTGGAGAACAAGTACATCTCACGAAAGAGCTACTTGCTAATTGTGAGAGCATCGAATGGCAG GTAGATGAGTTGAACAAAACAATAGATGTGGCAGCAAGAGATCCTTCTTGGTATGGCATTGATGATAGAGAACTTGAAAGCCGGAGAAGATGGACCACCACTGCTCGTACTCAG GTAGGAGATGTGAAGAAATCTGTAGTAGCTCGAAAAGAAAATGGTAATTCCACAAGTGCAATGCGCCGTGAATTAATGAAACTGCCAATTTCACATCAATCGGACAGATCATATCAGTATGGTGCAGAAGATAATGATGACTTTATCGCATCAGAATCAGATAGACAAATGCTTCTTATAAA GCAGCAGGATGAGGAGTTGGATGAACTTAGTGCAAGTGTTGAGAGAATTGGAGGTGTTGGCCTTACAATACATGAAGAACTTCTTGCACAG GAGAAAATAATAGatgacttgggttttgaaataGACAGTACAACAAACCGACTGGATTTTGTTCAG AAAAAAGTGGCTATGGTTATGAAGAAGGCAAGTGCTAAGGGCCAGATtatgatgatattatttttgCTAGTTTTGTTCATTATTCTATTCATTCTGGTCTTCCTCACTTAG
- the LOC105768680 gene encoding syntaxin-61 isoform X1 produces MIINPLHSVFGISHHFRELNAPPPPFPDPSELWKTTDLHHLVFLRLAAELLPRCLKLKIHFTSSKKRFKNLLISCNQVFINGKEFSPTLENKYISRKSYLLIVRASNGRKVDELNKTIDVAARDPSWYGIDDRELESRRRWTTTARTQVGDVKKSVVARKENGNSTSAMRRELMKLPISHQSDRSYQYGAEDNDDFIASESDRQMLLIKQQDEELDELSASVERIGGVGLTIHEELLAQEKIIDDLGFEIDSTTNRLDFVQKKVAMVMKKASAKGQIMMILFLLVLFIILFILVFLT; encoded by the exons ATGATTATCAATCCATTGCACTCTGTTTTTGGGATTTCACATCATTTCAGAGAACTGAACgctcccccccccccttttcCCGATCCTTCCGAACTGTGGAAAACCACTGATCTTCACCACTTGGTTTTCCTCAGATTGGCGGCAGAG TTACTTCCAAGATGTCTAAAGCTCAAGATCCATTTTACATCGTCAAAGAAGAGATTCAAGAATCT ATTGATAAGTTGCAATCAAGTTTTCATCAATGGGAAAGAATTCTCCCCGACACTGGAGAACAAGTACATCTCACGAAAGAGCTACTTGCTAATTGTGAGAGCATCGAATGGCAG GAAGGTAGATGAGTTGAACAAAACAATAGATGTGGCAGCAAGAGATCCTTCTTGGTATGGCATTGATGATAGAGAACTTGAAAGCCGGAGAAGATGGACCACCACTGCTCGTACTCAG GTAGGAGATGTGAAGAAATCTGTAGTAGCTCGAAAAGAAAATGGTAATTCCACAAGTGCAATGCGCCGTGAATTAATGAAACTGCCAATTTCACATCAATCGGACAGATCATATCAGTATGGTGCAGAAGATAATGATGACTTTATCGCATCAGAATCAGATAGACAAATGCTTCTTATAAA GCAGCAGGATGAGGAGTTGGATGAACTTAGTGCAAGTGTTGAGAGAATTGGAGGTGTTGGCCTTACAATACATGAAGAACTTCTTGCACAG GAGAAAATAATAGatgacttgggttttgaaataGACAGTACAACAAACCGACTGGATTTTGTTCAG AAAAAAGTGGCTATGGTTATGAAGAAGGCAAGTGCTAAGGGCCAGATtatgatgatattatttttgCTAGTTTTGTTCATTATTCTATTCATTCTGGTCTTCCTCACTTAG